The genomic window TAACTACAGCTGAAACAACTACTAATACTTTAGTAAACGGTAACCAAGTATATGCTAAAAGAGGACAATTTGTTGCAAGTGGAACGTCAACAGCTCCTACTTCTTATACAAATGCGGTTATAATCCCTACTACAGGAAGTTTATACAGAATTACTATTTTCCAAGCAGGAACTAATAATGTTTATGATAATAGTGTTTATTCTTATGATAAAACTACAGGTAACTTTATTACAGGTTCTCCAAGTATGTCAGTGGTTTACCCAAGTGGAACTTATGACTATACAGTAGAATATACTAAATAAGAATTTATTCTTTAATATATAAAACCGATGAGCAATCATCGGTTTTTTGTTTTTATAAGTGAGCTTATTTTCTATGATAGTTTTTCCTGTTGTTTACAATTTATAATAAGTAGCAGTGAATCAATCAATGCCTACATATGTTTAGATTAAATTTAAACATATATTTGTTGATATAAGTTCTGATGATGTAATTAGAAGAAAAAATAAATATTTAGACAAGTTTAAATTGCTTGACATTAAATAACTAAGAGAGGGATCTACCTTATTTTTATATTTATCTAAAAACTTATATTATTGATTTTCAACGTATTTTAAAAATGAAAATTGAATGATCTACCACAAGTAGTTAAAAGTATTAACTTTTTAAGTTTTTTTTTAACATTTTTTAACAGTATGGTCTAAAACGCCTATTGATAGGGAGTTACATTGTATTTTAACATAGAATTTGGTTTTTATTAACAGTTGTTAACAAATAAAATAGGGACTTTAAAAGATTCCTGATACATTTGTCCAGTCAAAACCAATAAAAGTTCAAAGTGATGAAAAGATTCATTCTCGTAATCATAATGATGATTTCAGCCCTAGGTGTTTATTCTTTCAAGAATAGTGCCATAGATGCGAAAAAAACTAGTTATGCATCGTACTACCACGATAAATTTAACGGTAGAAAAACCGCAAGCGGAGAGATCTTTGATAATGCAAAGTTCACCGCAGCAAACAGAACGCTTCCATTCGGAACAAATATTAAGGTAACAAACCTGAACAATGGTAAAGAGGTAATAGTGAGAATAAATGATAGAGGACCTTACCATTCATCAAGATCTTTAGACATGTCTAAAGCTGCGTTCGATGAAATCGGAGATATCAGTCATGGTACGATTCCGGTGGAATATGAAATTGTCGATTAAAATTTATGATTTAAATTAAAAGCAAAGCCAACTCATTGAGTTGGCTTTTTTGTTTCTATTAGACGTCTAATTCTACTAAGGCAGGACAATGGTCGGAATGTACGGCTTCTTTCAAAATAACAGCTCTTCTGAGCTTATCTTTTAAAGTGTAAGAAGCAAAGTTATAATCCAATCTCCAACCCTTATTTCTTTCCCGTGAATTTTGTCTGTAGCTCCACCAGGTATAATTATCGGGTTCATTATTAAAGAATCTGAAACTGTCGATCAATTCGCATTCATTAATAAAATTGGTCATCCATTCTCTTTCCATAGGTAAAAAGCCGGAAACATTTTTTAAGCCAACCGGATTATGAATATCAATCGCTTGATGACAGATATTAAAATCCCCTGAAATGATAAGATTCGGAATGTCTTTCCTTAAAGTTTTAATATAATCTAAAAAATCATGGCAAAACTGCATTTTAAAATCCAGTCGTTCAATATTGGAGGCAGAAGGAACATATACTGAAATAGCCGAAAAACCGTCAAAATCTGCACGGATGATTCTTCCTTCATTGTCATAGCTCTCGATTCCGCAGCCGAACTCTACATGATTAGGTTGTATTTTGGAAGCAATTCCGACGCCGCTGTAGCCTTTTTTCACTGCCGAATGCCAATAACTGTGATATCCTAATTTTTCAAGACTTTCGATGTCTATTTGGTCGTTTCCTGCTTTGCTTTCCTGGATGCAGATAATATCCGGATCAGCAGTTGTAAGCCAGCCTAAAAAATCTTTAGTAAAGGCAGCCCTGATTCCGTTTACGTTGTATGTGATTAATTTCATCTTAAAACGATAATTTTCACAAACATAAAAAAACAGCTTTGAAAACACAAAGCTGAATATCGTAAATGTAAGATTTAATTGAAATTAGTTTTCAAAAATCGTTTTACCTTCTTTCGCTAATTTTACCTGCTCACCTTTACCAGACAATTCATACTGATCATTTTTATACAGCATTCCGGAACCTGCTTCCTGACCTTGAAGTGTTACGGTATTACCTTCGAATACTACAGTTACCGTATTTTTAGCATTGTCAAAGGTCATTTCTAATGTTTTACCATTCTTGTCTTTGGCTGTACTTTTTATAAGGTCATTTTTTGCCGCTGGAGAAGCCGTAGAAGTACTAGTACTGTCTGCAATAGGAGTTTTTTCTGGTTCCGTTGATGCTTTGGTTTTATCTTTTGTACATGAAACCAAAAATAAAGTAGTGCAAATAATTGCTAAAAAAGACTTTTTCATTATTTGTTGTTTTTAAAATTTTTATTACAATATCAAATGGTATACCATAAAAAGAAAGAAGCGGAAAAAATCTATAGATTTTTTCCGCGCCCTTGTCACCCAAAATTAAACTATGAAAACTATTTGGGTTCTAAAATACTGAAAGGAATTATACATTCTTCCAATGAAATTCCTCCATGTTGGTAAGTTTCTTTATAATAATTTACAAAGTGATTATAATTCTTCGGATAGGCCAAAAAGATATTGTTTTTGGCAAAAATATATTTTGAGCTTAGATTTCCTTTTGGTAAAAACAGTTTTTCCGGATTGGTAATAGCCCACACATCGCTGTCGTCGTATGTCAAACTCTTACCCGTTTTGTATCGGATATTGGTAGAAGTTTCTCTGTCGCCCACTACTTTACTTGGTTTTTTTACATACACTGTTCCGTGATCGGTCGTGATTACCAATTTGAATCCGCTTTCTGCAGCTACTTTAATAATTTTCATTAAAGATGAGTTTTCAAACCAGTTTAAAGTTAATGATCTGAAAGTCTTATCATCACGAA from Chryseobacterium wanjuense includes these protein-coding regions:
- a CDS encoding septal ring lytic transglycosylase RlpA family protein, whose product is MMKRFILVIIMMISALGVYSFKNSAIDAKKTSYASYYHDKFNGRKTASGEIFDNAKFTAANRTLPFGTNIKVTNLNNGKEVIVRINDRGPYHSSRSLDMSKAAFDEIGDISHGTIPVEYEIVD
- a CDS encoding exodeoxyribonuclease III, with the protein product MKLITYNVNGIRAAFTKDFLGWLTTADPDIICIQESKAGNDQIDIESLEKLGYHSYWHSAVKKGYSGVGIASKIQPNHVEFGCGIESYDNEGRIIRADFDGFSAISVYVPSASNIERLDFKMQFCHDFLDYIKTLRKDIPNLIISGDFNICHQAIDIHNPVGLKNVSGFLPMEREWMTNFINECELIDSFRFFNNEPDNYTWWSYRQNSRERNKGWRLDYNFASYTLKDKLRRAVILKEAVHSDHCPALVELDV
- a CDS encoding MliC family protein → MKKSFLAIICTTLFLVSCTKDKTKASTEPEKTPIADSTSTSTASPAAKNDLIKSTAKDKNGKTLEMTFDNAKNTVTVVFEGNTVTLQGQEAGSGMLYKNDQYELSGKGEQVKLAKEGKTIFEN